GCCGTAAATATCGAAATATAGATGTTCTACTTGTCGATGATATACAATTTTTATCTAATAAAGAACGAACTCAAGAAGAATTTTTCCACACGTTTAATACATTACATGATGCAAATAAGCAAATTATTATTTCAAGCGATCGCCCACCTCGCGAAATTCAGACACTTGAAGATCGTCTTCGGTCCCGCTTTGAATGGGGACTAATTACAGATATTCAAGCACCAGATTTAGAAACACGTATTGCAATTTTAAGAAAAAAAGCACAGATCGAAAATTTAAATGTGCCAAATGATGTTATTGTTTATATTGCAAGTCGTATTGACAACAATATTCGTGAATTAGAAGGTGCTTTGACAAGAGTTGTTGCTTATGCATCCCTAATGAATCAACCAATTAATAATGAATTGGCAACTGAAGCATTAAAAGATATCTTTTCAACGACAAAAACTAAAGAAATTACGCTCGAATTAATTCAAGAAATTGTGGCCTCTTACTTCAAAATTAAATTGGATGATTTATTTGCAAAAAAAAGGACGCGAAATTTAGCTTTTCCGCGTCAAATTGCTATGTATCTTTGTCGTGAGCTTACGGATACTTCACTACCTAGAATTGGCGAAATGTTTGGTGGGCGTGATCATACGACAGTTATCCACGCACATGATAAAATTGCGCGTGAACGTAACGAAGATATGAAGCTGAATAATACGATCAAAGATCTTATTAAGAGAATAGAAAGTATGTAGTGTATAAGTCTGTGTATAACTAATAGAAAAAACTGTAGATGAATTGTGGGTAACTAAATCCACAATTTTTTCTGTGATTATGTGGATAACTATGTATTTATTTATCGACATATTATTCACATTCAAATCTTAATAACTTTATACCTTCCACATAGTTATACACATATCAACACTCCCTACTACTATTACGACTATCTTTTATAAAAAATACTTTTATTAGTCATATAATACCAAGGAGGTCTATCAATGAAATTCTCATGTACAAAGGAACAACTTGTTCATGCTGTAAATATTGTACAAAAAGCTGTATCAAATAAACCGCAAATGCCTATATTATCAGGGATTTATTTAAATGCTGAAAATAATATGATAGAATTACAAGCTACAGATTATGAATTAGGAATCATCTGTAAAATTGAAGCAAACGTTGAAAAAGCGGGAGCTATAGTACTTTCGGGGAGATATTTTCAAGATGTAGTAAAAAAACTACCTGGCGAAACAGTAGAGATTGTAACAAATAAAGAAGAACATACAATGAAAATTACTTCAAATTCGGCACAATTTAATTTATTAAGTTTACCAGCTTCAGAATTTCCTGTATTAAAACCATTAAATGCAACGACAAGCTTTAAAATTCGTGATAATATTTTTCGTGAATTAATAAAAAAGACAGTATTTGCTTGTTCGGCCGATGAAGCTCGTCCCATATTTACAGGTTGTTTACTAAATGTAAATAATAGTGATGTAGTTATGGCAGCAACAAATACGCATAGATTATCGGTAAAAAAAGAATATCTTGATGATTTTACGGGAAATGTAAAAATAATTATTCCTTCAAAAATTTTAAATGAATTGGCGAGGATTATGGTAGCAGAAGTTCCTTCGGATATTAGAATTGATTGCGCATATGGACAGATTAGCTTTACCTTTGATAATGTTTACATAATATCAAGGTTAATCGAGGGACAATTCCCTGACTATGAACGTGTTATACCGCCTGATTTTGCGACGAATATTACTTTAAATACTGATGAATTTTCAGCTGCAGTGGAACGTGTTTCATTGATTTCAAGAGTGAGTGATTATAATATCATCCGCTTGACATTTAAGGAAAATTCGGTTGTTATTTCCTCTAATAATCCCGATATTGGGAAAGCAGAAGAATCCGTTCCAGCAATTATAGAAGGAAATGATTTAGATATATCTTTTAATGCAAAATACGTAACTGATATTTTAAAAAATATTGATAGTGAAAAAATTTATTTTTCACTTAATACACCTCTAAGTCCAGCGAGTATAAAGCCTTGTGATGATGAAACGTATACTTATATCATTACTCCGGTGAGAACAACAGCTTAATTTTTAGTTCTGAAAAGAGGAATAAAATGGAAAAAATTCAAATAAAAACTGATGATATACAATTGGATCAATTATTAAAGCTAGCTTCCATTGTAGAATCTGGTGGACAAGTTAAATATATGATTGCTGATGAACTAATTAAATTAAACGGAAACATTGTAACTGAAAGAAGAAGAAAAATTAAACCAGGAGACATTGTTGAAGTTGATGGGGTTGGTAAGTTAAGTGTGATTAAATTAAAAGGTGAATAAACGATGCGAATAAAAAAAATTAGTTTGCATAACTATAGAAATTATTCGCAGTTATCACTCGATTTGTCACATAATCTCAATATATTTTTAGGTGAAAATGCACAAGGAAAAACGAATATCATCGAAGCGATTTATTACGCTGCAATAGGTTCATCACATCGGACATCAAATGATAATGAATTGATCTGTTGGGAAAAAGAAAGTGCAAAAATTTATCTATGTTTTGAAAGAATGTCTGTAGAAAATGAATTAGAATTTAATTTTCCCGTCGGTAAAAGACGGGAAATTTCTTATAATGGACATAAGATAAAGCCAAAGGAATTGATAGGGACAATTAATGTTGTTTTATTTTCACCAGAAGATTTATATTTGATTAAAGGTGCACCAGCGGCTCGGAGAAAGTTTCTTGATACAGAAATCTCTCAGGCAAATCCATCTTATTATTCTTTGCTTAGTCAATATAATCGTGTTATTGCTCAAAGAAATGTTTTATTAAAAAAGATAAAAGAAAATCAAGCAAAAAATGATTTATTAGAATTGTGGAATCAGCAATTATCAGAACTTGCAACAAAAATTGTAAAGCAGAGAATTTATTCGTTAAAAAAACTTAATATGTTGGCAAATCTTATGCATAGAAGGATTTCAACGAATAAAGAAAATTTAGAAATAGGTTATATTTTTAATGGCG
This genomic interval from Selenobaculum gibii contains the following:
- the dnaN gene encoding DNA polymerase III subunit beta, whose product is MKFSCTKEQLVHAVNIVQKAVSNKPQMPILSGIYLNAENNMIELQATDYELGIICKIEANVEKAGAIVLSGRYFQDVVKKLPGETVEIVTNKEEHTMKITSNSAQFNLLSLPASEFPVLKPLNATTSFKIRDNIFRELIKKTVFACSADEARPIFTGCLLNVNNSDVVMAATNTHRLSVKKEYLDDFTGNVKIIIPSKILNELARIMVAEVPSDIRIDCAYGQISFTFDNVYIISRLIEGQFPDYERVIPPDFATNITLNTDEFSAAVERVSLISRVSDYNIIRLTFKENSVVISSNNPDIGKAEESVPAIIEGNDLDISFNAKYVTDILKNIDSEKIYFSLNTPLSPASIKPCDDETYTYIITPVRTTA
- the recF gene encoding DNA replication/repair protein RecF (All proteins in this family for which functions are known are DNA-binding proteins that assist the filamentation of RecA onto DNA for the initiation of recombination or recombinational repair.); amino-acid sequence: MRIKKISLHNYRNYSQLSLDLSHNLNIFLGENAQGKTNIIEAIYYAAIGSSHRTSNDNELICWEKESAKIYLCFERMSVENELEFNFPVGKRREISYNGHKIKPKELIGTINVVLFSPEDLYLIKGAPAARRKFLDTEISQANPSYYSLLSQYNRVIAQRNVLLKKIKENQAKNDLLELWNQQLSELATKIVKQRIYSLKKLNMLANLMHRRISTNKENLEIGYIFNGEENFLPSDLNTWYNNKLAEVQAIDIRRGFTSVGPHRDDIILKVNGINLRSFGSQGQQRTGVLALKLAELEFIKSETGEYPVLLLDDVMSELDVNRRNQLLLFIRERIQTFITATDRSYFPKENVGKYYKVSAGSVME
- a CDS encoding RNA-binding S4 domain-containing protein: MEKIQIKTDDIQLDQLLKLASIVESGGQVKYMIADELIKLNGNIVTERRRKIKPGDIVEVDGVGKLSVIKLKGE